In Musa acuminata AAA Group cultivar baxijiao chromosome BXJ2-10, Cavendish_Baxijiao_AAA, whole genome shotgun sequence, a genomic segment contains:
- the LOC103975051 gene encoding (S)-beta-bisabolene synthase-like, protein MEAVSPQSPDAAGHQVVRQCAVYHPNFWGDYFITHHPCSDETESEAWMRDRGEELREEVRRMFQDNNDATQTMHLIDTIQLLGLDYHFEEELTEALKRVYDADSANDGLYEVSLRFRLLREKGYSVTSDVFDKFKDEGGSFSRASTDDVKGLLSLYNAAYHGTHGETILDEAICFTRTHLTSMVHDLNTPMATLVSLALETPLRRSIKRLFARHYISIYQEEPTRNDKILELAKLDFHILQSLHRRELKDVCMWWKDLALTKTLSFARDRVVEAYYWILGVYYEPLFSRARVMTTKIVLITSILDDIYDDYSTLEESQLLTDAIQRWDFEAVDQLPEYLKDFFLKLLFAVREFETELAAEEKFRIFYLKEALKSQARAYFEESRWRDEKYVPTLEEHLEVSKMSSAYPLFASAILVGMGEVATKEAFEWVASFPKIVDASAAIGRIMNDITSYEREGKREHVVSTVHCCMKEYGTSIDDACKKLQEMVEDAWKDINQECLNPTTFLAPLLQTSLYFTRILENVYKYIDAYTESNTTMRECISLLLVQPVPI, encoded by the exons ATGGAGGCCGTGAGTCCTCAGTCACCTGATGCCGCAGGCCATCAGGTCGTGCGGCAGTGTGCAGTCTATCATCCCAACTTCTGGGGTGACTACTTCATTACACACCATCCTTGCTCTGATGAAACAGAG TCAGAAGCATGGATGAGAGACCGAGGCGAAGAACTCAGGGAAGAAGTAAGGAGAATGTTCCAGGACAATAACGATGCGACACAAACCATGCATTTGATCGATACGATTCAGCTTCTTGGACTCGATTACCACTTCGAGGAGGAACTAACCGAAGCTTTGAAACGAGTCTACGATGCTGATAGCGCCAACGATGGACTGTACGAGGTTTCACTCAGATTCCGACTGCTTAGGGAGAAAGGATACAGCGTGACCTCCG ATGTCTTCGACAAGTTCAAGGATGAGGGAGGGAGCTTCTCAAGAGCCTCGACTGACGATGTAAAAGGGCTGCTAAGCTTATACAACGCGGCTTACCATGGAACTCAcggagagaccatacttgatgaaGCTATTTGTTTCACACGGACTCACCTTACGTCCATGGTTCATGATCTCAACACGCCTATGGCAACGCTAGTGTCTCTTGCCCTCGAGACCCCTCTTCGCAGAAGCATAAAAAGGCTTTTCGCAAGGCATTACATCTCCATCTACCAGGAGGAGCCAACACGAAACGATAAGATCCTAGAGCTCGCAAAGCTGGACTTCCATATACTGCAATCTCTTCATCGTCGAGAGCTCAAGGACGTCTGCAT GTGGTGGAAGGATTTAGCCCTAACCAAAACCCTAAGTTTTGCTCGAGATCGAGTGGTAGAAGCATACTACTGGATACTGGGTGTATACTACGAACCCCTGTTTTCACGTGCACGGGTAATGACTACCAAGATAGTGCTCATTACCTCCATCTTGGATGATATCTATGATGACTATAGCACATTAGAGGAGAGCCAACTACTCACTGATGCCATCCAAAG GTGGGACTTTGAGGCTGTTGATCAGCTCCCGGAGTACTTAAAGGACTTCTTTCTCAAGCTTCTATTCGCTGTTCGAGAATTCGAAACTGAGCTTGCAGCGGAGGAGAAGTTTAGGATATTTTACCTCAAGGAAGCA TTGAAGTCTCAAGCTAGAGCTTATTTTGAGGAATCCAGATGGAGGGATGAGAAATATGTGCCCACATTAGAAGAACACCTGGAGGTTTCCAAGATGAGCTCCGCGTATCCCTTGTTTGCTTCTGCCATTTTGGTTGGCATGGGGGAAGTCGCAACCAAGGAAGCATTTGAATGGGTTGCTAGTTTTCCCAAGATCGTCGACGCTTCTGCTGCAATCGGTCGAATCATGAATGACATCACTTCGTATGAG AGAGAAGGGAAGAGAGAACATGTTGTCTCCACAGTACACTGCTGCATGAAAGAGTATGGAACATCCATAGACGATGCATGCAAGAAGCTCCAAGAAATGGTGGAAGACGCATGGAAGGATATAAACCAAGAGTGCCTCAATCCGACCACATTCCTCGCCCCGCTACTCCAAACGTCACTCTATTTTACACGAATCTTAGAGAACGTGTACAAGTACATCGATGCATACACCGAATCTAACACTACAATGAGAGAGTGCATCTCCTTGTTGCTTGTTCAACCTGTTCCTATATGA
- the LOC103969654 gene encoding transcription termination factor MTERF15, mitochondrial-like: MGYCLKRLMFPVQKRLLCLLSCNKSNIYLSSYQLCSLFSFSTAKERSSNHRSNFTLVDPLESCELSSKEVAKRAKDRICENKLSSSSPSIEFFKQRGWSDAQVMKLTQRKPKLIFANVETILKPRMRSLQDMGFSDTEIVQLVSSCPGLLLLRDIQPRINFWRSFLGSNERLIKASRGNMFLLTSSLARKIEPNISLLRECGISEQCIMQMVVALPRFFCLTNKCINESIKHVEELGVSRDCKMFPHAISTVLTLSRSRFDATFATLMSFGWSQPDSLAAFRRHPVIWNYSKENLSDKMTFLMKEAGCELAYIICHPVLLTYSLEKRLRPRYEVMNFLDQNKLLDKGYNLLSVMLLSEEKFRNKFLFLLRKEKFIAQYDSYVVAVQGKPHIVGEN; the protein is encoded by the coding sequence ATGGGATACTGCCTCAAAAGACTAATGTTTCCGGTGCAGAAGAGGCTCCTTTGCCTTCTCTCTTGTAACAAGTCCAACATCTATCTTTCCTCCTATCAACTCTGCAGTCTGTTTAGCTTTTCCACTGCCAAAGAGCGCAGTTCAAATCATAGATCCAACTTTACATTGGTCGACCCCCTTGAGTCATGTGAACTTTCCTCAAAAGAGGTTGCAAAAAGGGCCAAGGATCGCATCTGTGAAAACAAACTATCAAGTTCAAGTCCTTCcattgagttctttaagcagCGCGGTTGGAGTGATGCACAAGTCATGAAGCTTACCCAGAGGAAACCCAAGTTGATATTTGCTAATGTAGAGACTATCCTgaagcccaggatgagatctttgcaggacatgggattttctgacACTGAAATAGTTCAGCTGGTTTCATCATGTCCGGGTCTGCTCCTTCTACGTGACATCCAACCGAGGATCAACTTCTGGAGGTCATTTCTTGGTTCTAATGAGAGGTTAATTAAAGCCAGCAGGGGGAACATGTTTCTGCTTACTTCTAGCTTGGCTCGAAAGATTGAGCCCAATATATCTCTCTTGAGGGAATGTGGCATCAGTGAGCAATGCATCATGCAGATGGTGGTGGCACTACCGAGGTTTTTTTGTCTAACGAACAAATGTATCAACGAATCTATCAAACATGTTGAAGAGTTGGGTGTGTCACGTGACTGTAAAATGTTCCCTCATGCAATTTCAACAGTCTTGACCCTGAGCAGGTCCAGGTTTGATGCCACCTTTGCAACCCTGATGAGCTTTGGGTGGTCCCAACCAGACAGCCTTGCTGCATTCAGGAGGCATCCAGTCATTTGGAATTACTCAAAGGAGAACTTATCTGACAAGATGACATTCCTGATGAAGGAAGCTGGTTGTGAGCTTGCATATATCATTTGCCATCCCGTGCTTCTTACATAtagcttggagaagaggttgaGACCTCGATATGAAGTTATGAATTTTCTTGATCAGAATAAATTGCTGGATAAAGGATATAACCTGCTATCTGTCATGCTGCTATCTGAAGAGAAGTTCAGAAACAAATTCCTTTTCCTGCTTCGCAAGGAGAAATTTATTGCTCAATATGATTCCTATGTTGTTGCTGTGCAGGGAAAGCCCCACATTGTTGGGGAAAACTAG
- the LOC103969652 gene encoding transcription termination factor MTERF6, chloroplastic/mitochondrial-like has product MDVIKYEITFRTPPKPPRRNPALIAATALFLRRLRRLLSERRLPYSPSGNSDSWRCRLPLPNGWSDVQVMKLTQKAPRLLCAKVETTLKPRMRSLQDMGFSVTEIVQLVSKFPTVLYHNIQPNLNFLKSLLGSNERLLKACSRNRFLLTSSLARKIEPNISLLRECGISDECIARMVVLNSGFVVRKNKFIKEVMEHVEELGVPHDCGMFPHALLTVLNSSRSKCDATFATLKSFGWSQPDIVAILRKNPCVWRLSKKNISDKMTFLTKEAGCELQYIICHPGILAYSLEKRLRPRHEVINFLEQNKLLDKGHRLLYVMPLTEQKFMNKFLFPYKEKFTALYNAYVAAVQGKHHVVAEN; this is encoded by the exons ATGGATGTCATTAAATATGAAATCACATTTCGAACCCCACCCAAACCCCCGCGGCGCAACCCTGCCCTAATCGCAGCGACCGCTCTTTTTCTTCGGCGACTGCGGCGTCTCCTAAGTGAACGACGGCTGCCTTACTCTCCATCGGGAAACAGCGACAGTTGGCGGTGCCGTCTTCCCCTCCCg aACGGTTGGAGCGATGTACAAGTCATGAAACTTACCCAGAAGGCACCCCGGTTGCTGTGTGCTAAGGTAGAGACTACACTgaagcccaggatgagatctttgcaggacatgggattttctgTTACCGAAATAGTTCAGTTGGTTTCAAAATTTCCGACTGTACTCTATCATAATATCCAACCGAATTTGAACTTCTTGAAGTCACTACTTGGTTCTAATGAGAGGTTACTGAAAGCCTGCAGTAGGAACCGATTTCTTCTTACTTCTAGCTTAGCTCGGAAGATAGAGCCCAATATATCTCTCTTAAGGGAATGTGGCATCAGTGATGAATGCATCGCGCGTATGGTGGTGTTGAATTCGGGTTTTGTTGTTcgaaaaaacaaatttattaaGGAAGTTATGGAACATGTCGAGGAGTTGGGTGTGCCACATGATTGTGGAATGTTCCCTCATGCACTTCTTACTGTCTTGAACTCGAGCAGATCTAAGTGTGATGCTACCTTTGCAACCTTGAAGAGCTTTGGTTGGTCCCAGCCAGATATCGTTGCCATACTCAGGAAGAACCCATGTGTTTGGAGACTCTCAAAGAAGAACATATCTGACAAAATGACATTCCTGACGAAGGAAGCTGGTTGTGAGCTGCAGTATATCATTTGCCATCCTGGGATTCTTGCATAtagcttggagaagaggttgaGACCGCGACATGAAGTTATAAATTTTCTTGAGCAGAATAAATTGCTGGATAAAGGACATCGCCTTTTATATGTCATGCCACTAACTGAGCAGAAGTTCATGAACAAATTTCTTTTCCCGTACAAGGAGAAATTTACTGCTCTCTATAATGCCtatgttgctgctgtgcagggaaAGCACCATGTTGTCGCTGAAAATTAG